The following coding sequences are from one Nonlabens arenilitoris window:
- a CDS encoding RNA polymerase sigma factor: MSQQLESEFIKQLEENQNIVHKICRLYTNDQDAHNDLFQEVTIQLWKAYPKFRGDAKFSTWMYRVALNTAITLYRKSTRRVKTTDYDNVQFKITDLQEDDETAEQLTLLYGAVKQLNDIEKALVFLYLEDKNYKEISETLGISEVNARVKMNRVKTKLTNIINP, from the coding sequence GTGAGTCAACAACTCGAATCAGAATTTATAAAACAGCTGGAAGAAAACCAGAATATAGTCCATAAGATTTGTAGACTGTATACCAATGATCAAGATGCACATAATGATCTTTTTCAAGAGGTAACCATACAGTTATGGAAGGCTTATCCAAAATTTAGAGGAGATGCAAAATTCTCTACATGGATGTATCGTGTAGCTCTTAATACAGCTATAACACTTTATCGTAAGTCTACTAGACGTGTCAAAACTACAGACTATGACAATGTACAGTTTAAAATAACTGATTTACAAGAAGATGATGAAACAGCAGAGCAGTTGACTCTTTTATATGGAGCTGTTAAACAGCTTAACGATATTGAAAAGGCACTCGTTTTTCTATACCTCGAGGATAAAAATTATAAAGAAATATCAGAGACACTTGGAATTAGTGAAGTGAATGCAAGAGTGAAAATGAACCGAGTGAAAACAAAATTAACTAACATTATAAATCCATAA
- a CDS encoding porin family protein, producing the protein MKSFYISLVALFLVTTAAQAQDFSYGIIGGYNASTVGNNPGGGWDDYRSGYHIGAIAEFPQSDKWSFEAAAYFSEEGENFENNNTTSTVYLRFINVPVHFKYYVFDNFSLHIGPQVGFLMNAKQSFVEDGDRVDIEGKVNSSFAATAGLGYDFENGLFIKATYAHGVTDLFDNVDFSNDERTRVAHFSVGYKF; encoded by the coding sequence ATGAAGTCATTTTACATTTCTTTAGTCGCACTTTTTCTCGTGACCACAGCAGCACAAGCACAAGATTTTTCATATGGTATTATAGGTGGATATAATGCATCTACTGTCGGTAACAATCCCGGTGGTGGATGGGATGATTATAGATCAGGATATCACATAGGTGCGATTGCAGAGTTTCCACAAAGTGATAAATGGTCTTTTGAGGCTGCGGCTTATTTTTCAGAAGAAGGTGAGAACTTTGAAAATAACAATACGACCAGTACCGTATACTTAAGATTTATAAATGTTCCAGTACATTTTAAGTACTATGTATTTGATAACTTCAGTTTACACATAGGTCCTCAAGTAGGATTTTTGATGAATGCAAAACAATCTTTTGTAGAAGATGGAGATCGAGTTGATATAGAAGGAAAGGTAAACAGTTCATTTGCTGCAACTGCAGGTTTAGGATATGATTTTGAAAATGGTCTTTTTATAAAAGCGACTTATGCACATGGTGTTACAGACTTATTTGATAACGTAGACTTTTCAAATGATGAGCGTACTCGTGTAGCTCACTTTTCAGTAGGATACAAGTTCTAA
- the recG gene encoding ATP-dependent DNA helicase RecG, producing MPTNFLHTPIDYLNGVGPARAKLLKAELGISTYGDLANLFPNRYIDKTKYYKINELVPDSAHVQIIGKVTHIKTMGDGRSSRLVATFIDGTGSMELVWFKGQKYFKDNLKLNVPYVIYGKVSKYGSKYNVAHPDVELLKDHRSRQQSAMTPIYPSTEQLTKRNVTNKMMVRMMQQLFSEVQHSFTETLSDQIRSQHQLVDKNTAMYNAHFPKSAALLQQSIYRLKFEELFFIQMELLLQNRIRKTRIKGYSFEKVGKYFNDFYSNHLPFELTGAQKRVVKEIRADMGTGAHMNRLLQGDVGSGKTIVAVLTCLLAIDNGYQACIMAPTEILAQQHYQGVSELLENTGLKVSLLTGSVKTKARRIIHSDLEDGTLNILIGTHALIEDKVRFKNLGVAIVDEQHRFGVAQRAKLWKKNDLPPHVLVMTATPIPRTLAMSLYGDLDISVIDELPPGRKEIKTVHRYDKNRLGVFSFLKEEISKGRQVYMVYPLIEESETLDYKDLMDGYESVVREFPAPQYQVSIVHGRMKPEDKDYEMERFVKGETQIMVATTVIEVGVNVPNASVMVIESAERFGLSQLHQLRGRVGRGADQSFCILITSYKLSTEAKTRIETMVATTDGFEIAEVDLKLRGPGDMMGTRQSGVLALRVADIVKDNDILAVARNTAIELLQKDATLALPEHESIKKVLQFLQSKKGLWKYIS from the coding sequence TTGCCTACTAATTTTCTACATACACCTATAGATTATCTAAATGGAGTAGGACCTGCTCGTGCTAAATTGTTGAAAGCAGAGTTGGGCATATCTACATATGGCGATTTAGCAAATCTGTTTCCTAATCGTTATATAGACAAGACTAAATATTATAAAATTAATGAACTGGTCCCAGATAGTGCCCATGTCCAAATAATAGGCAAGGTCACTCATATTAAAACGATGGGTGATGGACGTAGCAGTAGGTTAGTGGCTACCTTTATAGATGGAACTGGCAGTATGGAGCTGGTCTGGTTTAAAGGTCAAAAGTATTTTAAAGACAATTTGAAATTAAATGTGCCCTATGTGATTTATGGTAAGGTATCTAAATATGGATCAAAATATAATGTCGCTCATCCCGATGTTGAATTATTAAAAGATCATCGATCACGCCAGCAAAGTGCGATGACGCCCATATATCCATCTACAGAACAACTAACTAAACGTAATGTGACTAATAAGATGATGGTGCGCATGATGCAGCAACTTTTTAGTGAAGTTCAACATTCGTTTACCGAAACACTCTCAGACCAGATCAGGTCTCAACATCAATTAGTAGATAAAAATACCGCCATGTATAATGCACATTTCCCCAAAAGTGCTGCGTTATTGCAACAGTCTATTTATAGATTGAAGTTTGAAGAGTTGTTTTTTATACAAATGGAGTTGCTCTTGCAAAATAGGATTAGAAAAACTCGCATAAAAGGATACTCATTTGAAAAGGTAGGGAAATATTTTAACGACTTTTACTCCAATCATTTACCATTTGAGTTAACAGGTGCTCAAAAAAGAGTTGTCAAAGAAATACGGGCAGATATGGGAACTGGTGCCCATATGAATCGATTGTTGCAAGGAGATGTAGGGTCTGGTAAAACAATTGTTGCGGTTTTAACTTGTTTACTCGCTATAGATAATGGATATCAAGCATGTATTATGGCGCCTACTGAGATACTTGCACAACAACATTATCAAGGGGTTTCTGAATTATTAGAAAATACAGGTCTTAAAGTTTCCTTACTTACAGGTTCAGTTAAAACTAAAGCACGTCGTATAATCCATTCAGATCTAGAAGATGGAACTTTAAACATTTTAATAGGTACACATGCTTTAATTGAAGATAAAGTAAGGTTTAAAAATCTAGGAGTTGCCATAGTAGATGAACAACACAGGTTTGGTGTTGCTCAAAGAGCAAAGTTGTGGAAGAAAAATGATTTGCCACCGCATGTATTAGTGATGACTGCAACACCTATTCCTAGGACACTCGCAATGAGCCTTTATGGTGATCTAGATATATCTGTTATTGATGAATTACCACCAGGTAGAAAAGAGATTAAAACGGTTCATAGATATGATAAGAATAGACTAGGTGTCTTTTCGTTTTTAAAAGAAGAGATTTCTAAAGGTCGTCAGGTCTATATGGTTTATCCTTTAATAGAAGAATCTGAAACATTGGATTATAAAGATTTAATGGATGGATATGAAAGTGTGGTCAGGGAATTTCCAGCACCACAATATCAAGTCAGTATTGTCCACGGCCGTATGAAGCCAGAAGATAAGGATTATGAAATGGAACGTTTTGTCAAGGGCGAGACTCAAATCATGGTAGCTACTACAGTAATAGAAGTAGGCGTTAATGTGCCCAATGCTAGTGTTATGGTCATCGAAAGTGCAGAGCGTTTTGGACTGTCACAATTGCATCAATTGCGCGGTAGAGTAGGACGTGGTGCAGACCAAAGTTTCTGTATACTTATAACTAGTTATAAACTCAGTACAGAAGCTAAAACCCGTATAGAAACTATGGTCGCTACTACAGATGGTTTTGAAATTGCTGAGGTAGATTTAAAACTACGTGGTCCTGGAGATATGATGGGGACTAGGCAAAGTGGTGTTTTAGCTTTAAGAGTTGCCGACATTGTAAAGGATAATGACATTCTAGCCGTTGCCAGAAATACAGCCATTGAATTACTGCAAAAAGACGCAACACTAGCTTTGCCAGAACATGAAAGTATTAAAAAAGTACTTCAATTTTTACAGTCCAAAAAAGGTTTGTGGAAGTATATAAGCTAA
- a CDS encoding M1 family metallopeptidase, which produces MRTFIYWSIASLFSIFSIAQNSPSQIDIVDFKNAAVDIYVNENSELISGTVTYQVSILKDIPSLFIDAKNITRYDVKIDGKPVKADYNKKQIVVESRFRESATHDISIEFSTQPNTALYHIDKDNDGKWDQIWTQGQGKYTSNWLPSIDDMNDKMVWDISITAPSQYRAISNGVLLETTEIDKNIKWQFNMDFPMSSYLVAMVVGDYKVEKKMTASQKQIELYYYPEDAQKVEPTYRHTVKMFDFLEQEIGIEYPWKVYKQIPVKDFLYSGMENTTATIYSDQFVVDDIAYNDGSYITVNAHEMAHQWFGDLVTETSGKHHWLQEGFATYYSMLAEREIYGEDHYYMTLFENAESLIAQTKAGKGTALLDAHASSLTFYQHGAWALHALREEIGNADFKLSVRTYLKQYAGGNVTTDDFLNVVNSISGKNMTAFKNRWLTNTQFPSAEALQLLRKSNFMEQYFQLAARSISSFDEAFNSYKETLSSPLNELLVEEMISQLILHKKNDKIIELYKEAAASGSVKVRQAIALSLQEYDPALDKLLSTMLNDQSYLTRESALFLLWQGNPMDRPQILRDAREKWDSMSPSLEMAWNALALNSSDFKNNEKYEFLQDISKYTSPEYNPQTRTAAFDYLINLNAMGTQNYRDLMNACFHHNWRFYKNSRDIFEALYKKDESRVLIDRILSTMPDDEQKRIRDLFTV; this is translated from the coding sequence ATGAGAACATTTATTTACTGGTCTATAGCCAGCCTTTTTTCTATATTTTCCATTGCTCAAAACAGTCCGTCACAGATAGACATTGTTGATTTTAAAAATGCCGCGGTAGATATTTACGTTAATGAAAATTCAGAGTTGATATCTGGTACAGTGACTTATCAAGTATCTATACTTAAAGACATTCCTTCCCTATTTATAGACGCAAAAAACATCACACGTTACGATGTTAAAATAGATGGCAAGCCTGTAAAGGCAGATTATAATAAGAAGCAAATAGTTGTGGAATCACGCTTTCGCGAAAGCGCAACACACGACATCTCAATAGAATTCTCAACCCAACCTAATACGGCATTATACCATATCGATAAAGATAACGACGGTAAATGGGATCAAATATGGACACAAGGTCAAGGGAAATATACGAGTAACTGGTTGCCTAGTATAGATGACATGAACGATAAAATGGTCTGGGATATCAGTATTACTGCTCCATCTCAATACCGAGCTATATCTAATGGAGTACTTCTAGAAACTACTGAGATAGATAAGAATATAAAGTGGCAATTCAACATGGATTTCCCAATGAGTAGTTACCTAGTAGCTATGGTGGTAGGCGACTATAAGGTAGAAAAGAAGATGACGGCTTCACAAAAGCAAATAGAATTGTATTATTACCCAGAAGATGCTCAAAAAGTAGAACCTACATATAGACATACCGTCAAAATGTTTGATTTTCTTGAACAAGAGATAGGTATTGAATATCCATGGAAAGTATATAAACAAATACCTGTCAAGGATTTTCTATATTCTGGTATGGAAAATACAACAGCCACCATTTACAGCGATCAATTTGTTGTTGATGATATAGCCTATAATGATGGCAGTTATATAACTGTTAATGCACATGAGATGGCACATCAGTGGTTTGGTGATTTAGTGACTGAAACCAGTGGTAAGCATCACTGGCTTCAAGAAGGTTTTGCTACTTACTACTCTATGCTGGCAGAGCGTGAGATATATGGAGAAGATCATTATTACATGACCTTATTTGAAAATGCCGAATCATTAATCGCTCAAACAAAAGCTGGTAAAGGAACTGCATTACTAGATGCACATGCTAGTAGTCTTACATTCTATCAACACGGTGCATGGGCGCTACATGCCTTAAGAGAAGAAATAGGTAATGCTGATTTTAAATTGAGTGTACGTACTTATTTAAAGCAATATGCTGGTGGTAATGTGACGACTGACGATTTTTTAAATGTTGTGAATTCAATTAGTGGTAAGAACATGACCGCTTTTAAAAATAGATGGCTTACTAATACCCAATTCCCAAGTGCTGAAGCGCTGCAATTATTACGTAAGAGTAATTTTATGGAACAATATTTTCAACTTGCAGCTCGTAGCATCTCTAGTTTTGATGAGGCATTTAATTCTTATAAAGAAACATTAAGTTCACCTCTAAATGAGTTACTGGTAGAAGAAATGATAAGTCAATTAATTCTACATAAAAAAAATGACAAAATCATTGAACTGTATAAGGAAGCCGCAGCATCAGGAAGTGTTAAAGTAAGACAGGCTATTGCATTAAGTTTACAAGAATACGATCCTGCACTAGATAAATTACTGAGTACAATGCTCAATGATCAGTCTTACTTAACTAGAGAAAGTGCTTTATTTCTATTATGGCAAGGTAACCCTATGGATCGACCACAAATTTTAAGAGATGCAAGAGAAAAATGGGATAGCATGAGCCCTTCTTTAGAAATGGCGTGGAATGCTCTAGCTCTTAATTCTAGTGATTTTAAGAATAATGAAAAATATGAATTTTTACAGGATATTTCTAAATATACAAGTCCTGAATATAATCCACAGACGCGCACAGCAGCATTTGATTACCTCATCAATCTTAATGCTATGGGTACTCAAAATTATCGAGATTTAATGAACGCATGTTTTCATCACAACTGGAGATTTTATAAAAACAGTCGCGATATTTTTGAAGCGCTTTATAAAAAAGATGAATCTAGGGTTTTGATAGACAGGATACTGTCTACAATGCCTGATGATGAACAGAAAAGAATAAGGGATTTATTTACAGTCTAG
- a CDS encoding FMN-binding glutamate synthase family protein: MIDFILNLAWYWWLLIVVLIVALYDIFNKKHIILRNFPVVGHFRYWLESVGPELRQYIVANNREELPFNRIERGWIYASAKNENNYEGFGTDRDIYAHQYIFINNAMMPYKVEKEHISHNEPTFLPCAKVIGAAKGRKRPFRPASVINISAMSYGSLSAKAVDAMNNGAKQVHAYHNTGEGGLSPYHKRGADVVFHIGTGYFGVRDKEGNFSMEMLKKLVKDHPQVRAIELKLSQGAKPGKGGVLPGSKITKEISEIRNVPMGEDVLSPPTHSAFEGIQGLVDFVEQIAQETGLPTGIKAAIGKLEQWEELADIMKTTGKGPDFITVDGGEGGTGAAPPSFADHVSLPWVYGFKDLYQVFQKRNMTEDIVFIASGKLGFPAKAAMAFSMGADVINVAREAMISIGCIQAQACHNNTCPTGIATQNKWLQRGIVVPEKAGRLASYFKKFNKELLEITHAAGYEHPCQFDMRDVDVSIGDTNMTQTLEYTYKYQKTPVPFESMQSLKNCPHLGGK; this comes from the coding sequence ATGATTGATTTTATTCTAAACCTGGCGTGGTACTGGTGGTTATTAATAGTAGTTTTAATAGTAGCATTATATGATATTTTTAATAAGAAGCATATCATTCTTAGAAATTTTCCAGTAGTTGGACATTTCCGTTATTGGTTAGAAAGTGTAGGTCCAGAACTACGTCAGTACATCGTCGCAAATAATCGTGAAGAACTTCCATTCAATAGGATAGAGCGCGGTTGGATTTATGCCAGTGCAAAGAATGAAAATAATTATGAAGGATTTGGTACGGATAGAGACATATATGCGCATCAATATATATTTATCAATAATGCGATGATGCCTTATAAGGTAGAGAAAGAGCATATCTCTCATAACGAGCCTACATTTTTACCTTGTGCAAAAGTGATAGGTGCTGCAAAGGGTAGAAAAAGGCCTTTCCGTCCAGCAAGCGTGATTAACATTAGTGCGATGAGTTATGGTAGCTTATCAGCAAAAGCGGTAGACGCGATGAATAATGGAGCAAAACAAGTCCATGCTTATCACAATACCGGTGAAGGTGGATTATCTCCATATCATAAACGTGGTGCAGATGTGGTTTTCCATATCGGTACGGGATACTTTGGTGTAAGAGATAAAGAGGGAAACTTCTCTATGGAGATGTTGAAGAAACTGGTGAAAGATCATCCTCAAGTGAGAGCAATCGAGTTGAAATTATCTCAAGGTGCAAAACCGGGAAAAGGAGGTGTGCTACCAGGTTCAAAAATTACTAAAGAAATTAGTGAGATACGCAATGTCCCGATGGGAGAAGATGTTTTATCACCACCGACACATAGCGCTTTTGAAGGGATACAAGGTCTAGTAGATTTTGTGGAGCAAATTGCCCAAGAGACTGGTTTACCTACTGGTATTAAAGCGGCTATAGGTAAGTTAGAACAGTGGGAAGAACTGGCAGATATTATGAAGACTACCGGTAAAGGACCTGATTTTATAACTGTGGATGGTGGTGAAGGTGGTACCGGTGCTGCTCCACCTAGTTTTGCAGATCACGTTTCTCTACCTTGGGTTTATGGCTTTAAGGACCTTTATCAGGTTTTTCAAAAACGTAACATGACTGAAGATATAGTCTTTATTGCATCGGGTAAATTAGGTTTTCCTGCAAAGGCTGCCATGGCTTTTTCTATGGGAGCAGATGTTATCAATGTAGCTCGAGAAGCAATGATATCTATAGGATGTATTCAGGCACAAGCCTGTCACAATAACACCTGTCCGACAGGAATTGCTACACAAAATAAATGGTTGCAGCGTGGTATTGTAGTTCCTGAAAAAGCAGGAAGACTAGCCAGTTATTTTAAAAAGTTTAATAAAGAATTGCTAGAGATTACTCATGCTGCTGGATATGAACATCCATGTCAGTTTGATATGCGCGATGTAGATGTAAGTATAGGTGATACTAATATGACACAAACATTAGAGTATACTTATAAATATCAAAAAACACCTGTGCCATTTGAGAGTATGCAATCATTAAAAAATTGTCCACATCTAGGCGGTAAGTAG
- a CDS encoding ATP-dependent helicase: MQDYISQLNDAQREPVLQKDGAMIVIAGAGSGKTRVLTLRIAYLMQQGVDAFNILALTFTNKAAREMKKRIADIVGQSEAKNLWMGTFHSVFARLLRMEADKLGYPSNFTIYDSQDSQRLVSAIIKEMGLDKDVYKYKQISSRISSMKNSLITVRAYFNDPDLQEADAMARRPRFGDIYKEYVERCFKAGAMDFDDLLLKTNELLNRFPEVLAKYQNRFQYILVDEYQDTNHSQYLIVKALSDKFQNICVVGDDAQSIYAFRGANINNILNFQRDYEGVKAYRLEQNYRSTKNIVEAANSIIDKNKTKLDKVVWTANNDGPKIIVHRLMSDAEEGRYVAGSIFENKMQKQLGNDQFAILYRTNAQSRAMEDALRKRDIPYRIYGGLSFYQRKEVKDVLAYLRVIVNPKDEESLKRIINYPARGIGATTMDKLIVAAKHYDRSIFEVIEHIDRIDIGIASSTKTKLKNFVTMIKSFQALEETQSVFELTEYVIKKSALINELKKDGSQEGISKVENIEELLNGMRDFVEGQKEVDEARGSLAEFLEDVALATDLDNDKDTDDRVSLMTIHLAKGLEFPYVYIVGMEEDLFPSGMSMNTREELEEERRLFYVALTRAEHQAYLTYTLSRYRWGKLVDAEPSRFITEIDDQYLEYTTPMDDYRYKSALTDHLWDEPDKSKLRQRKPVSGKPPSVSRPSEDQIRKLRKIRPSSSSNSKLSGFEGNLEPGMMVSHGRFGRGTVVNIEGAGGEKKAEINFQVGGLKKLLLRFAKLDIIDE; the protein is encoded by the coding sequence GTGCAAGATTATATATCTCAATTAAATGACGCGCAACGTGAACCTGTGTTGCAAAAAGATGGTGCCATGATCGTTATAGCAGGTGCTGGATCAGGTAAAACTCGAGTGCTTACTCTACGTATTGCATACTTAATGCAACAAGGTGTAGATGCCTTTAATATTTTGGCATTAACCTTTACCAACAAAGCTGCGAGAGAGATGAAAAAACGTATCGCAGACATCGTAGGTCAAAGTGAAGCAAAAAATCTATGGATGGGTACCTTCCACTCTGTTTTTGCACGCTTACTGCGTATGGAGGCTGATAAATTAGGCTACCCATCAAATTTTACTATTTATGATTCTCAAGACTCGCAAAGATTAGTAAGTGCTATCATTAAAGAAATGGGACTGGATAAAGACGTCTATAAATACAAGCAAATCTCTTCTCGTATCTCATCCATGAAAAATAGTCTTATTACCGTAAGAGCCTATTTTAATGATCCAGACTTACAAGAGGCAGATGCAATGGCACGCAGACCACGTTTTGGAGATATTTATAAAGAATATGTAGAGCGTTGTTTCAAGGCAGGCGCAATGGATTTTGATGATTTGTTATTAAAGACAAATGAACTGTTAAACCGTTTTCCAGAAGTACTGGCAAAATATCAAAATCGTTTTCAATACATTCTAGTAGATGAGTATCAAGATACTAATCACTCGCAATATCTTATTGTAAAAGCACTGTCTGATAAATTTCAAAATATATGTGTGGTAGGCGATGATGCACAATCAATCTATGCATTCCGTGGTGCAAATATTAATAACATTCTGAATTTTCAGCGAGATTATGAAGGTGTAAAGGCCTATCGACTAGAACAGAATTATAGATCTACAAAAAACATTGTAGAGGCTGCAAACTCTATTATTGATAAAAACAAAACTAAGCTAGACAAAGTAGTTTGGACAGCAAATAATGATGGGCCTAAAATTATCGTACACCGTTTGATGAGTGATGCCGAAGAAGGTCGATATGTTGCTGGTTCTATTTTTGAAAATAAAATGCAAAAGCAACTGGGTAATGATCAGTTTGCTATTCTTTACAGGACTAATGCGCAATCTAGAGCGATGGAAGATGCGCTACGTAAAAGAGATATACCCTATAGAATTTATGGAGGATTGAGTTTTTACCAACGTAAAGAGGTTAAAGATGTACTAGCCTATTTAAGAGTTATTGTTAATCCTAAAGATGAAGAATCTCTAAAACGTATTATTAATTATCCAGCACGTGGTATAGGTGCTACAACAATGGATAAATTGATTGTCGCAGCAAAGCATTATGATCGTAGTATTTTTGAGGTTATAGAGCATATCGATCGCATTGATATAGGTATCGCTAGTAGTACAAAAACAAAGCTTAAAAACTTTGTAACCATGATTAAGAGCTTTCAGGCGCTTGAAGAGACGCAATCTGTATTTGAACTTACAGAATATGTGATTAAGAAAAGTGCTTTAATCAATGAGCTAAAAAAAGATGGTAGTCAAGAAGGTATCTCTAAAGTCGAGAATATTGAAGAGTTACTAAATGGAATGCGAGACTTTGTTGAAGGGCAAAAAGAGGTTGATGAAGCTAGAGGTTCTCTTGCAGAATTTCTAGAAGATGTAGCGCTGGCAACAGACTTAGATAATGACAAGGACACTGATGATCGTGTTTCACTAATGACCATTCACCTTGCAAAAGGACTGGAATTTCCATATGTATATATTGTAGGAATGGAAGAAGACTTGTTCCCTAGTGGAATGAGTATGAACACTCGAGAGGAACTTGAAGAAGAAAGACGCCTTTTTTATGTAGCACTTACTAGAGCAGAGCATCAAGCATATCTTACTTATACCTTAAGTAGATATCGATGGGGAAAGCTAGTCGATGCAGAACCTAGCCGATTTATTACTGAGATAGATGATCAGTATCTTGAGTACACTACTCCTATGGATGATTATAGGTATAAAAGTGCCTTGACAGACCACTTATGGGATGAACCAGATAAGTCCAAATTAAGACAACGTAAACCTGTATCTGGTAAGCCACCTAGTGTCAGTAGACCTAGTGAAGACCAGATTAGAAAACTGCGCAAGATAAGACCTAGCTCTAGCAGTAATAGTAAACTATCTGGTTTTGAAGGAAACTTAGAACCTGGAATGATGGTATCACATGGACGATTTGGTCGTGGAACCGTAGTAAATATAGAAGGTGCTGGCGGCGAGAAAAAAGCCGAAATTAATTTTCAAGTCGGTGGATTAAAAAAGTTGCTACTTCGATTTGCCAAATTGGACATTATTGACGAATAA
- a CDS encoding methyltransferase codes for MYEKNFPHKRFNLTLEFLEKYVSKDASILDLGVVNPFSKIMKKAGYTVQNTSGKDLDDDVSEIENFNGDVVTAFEIFEHLVSPYSSLKAIPCNKAVISVPLKLWFASAYRNKNDIRDQHYHEFEPWQLDYVLEKAGWKVVDSIKFTNPVKKLGIRPLLRYFTNRYYLVYCEKISS; via the coding sequence GTGTACGAAAAAAATTTTCCTCATAAACGATTTAATTTAACCTTAGAATTTTTAGAAAAATATGTTTCTAAAGATGCTTCTATTCTAGATCTAGGTGTAGTAAATCCCTTTTCTAAGATTATGAAAAAAGCTGGTTATACTGTACAGAATACTAGTGGTAAAGATCTTGACGATGATGTAAGTGAGATTGAAAATTTCAATGGTGATGTGGTAACCGCATTTGAAATATTTGAACATTTGGTGAGTCCTTATAGTTCATTGAAAGCAATTCCATGTAATAAAGCGGTGATAAGCGTTCCATTAAAATTATGGTTTGCCAGTGCTTATCGTAATAAAAATGACATTAGAGATCAACATTATCATGAGTTTGAACCATGGCAACTGGACTATGTGCTAGAAAAAGCTGGCTGGAAAGTTGTGGATAGTATTAAGTTTACTAATCCAGTAAAGAAACTAGGTATTAGACCATTACTGCGATATTTCACAAATCGTTATTATCTCGTTTACTGTGAAAAAATATCATCTTAG
- a CDS encoding glycosyltransferase family 2 protein, giving the protein MKIAVIIPTYNEERFIAKTLDSLLSQNFKISKILIVNDNSTDNTLEIVNSYLKDNEVIKMVTHQSSDQNIPGSKVINAFNFGLSHINLSDFDIICKFDADLIFPIDYIDNIATRFRESDTNGMVAGHCSIEKNASWELEKGTNKDHIRGALKAYRTACFQEIGGLKSSIGWDTIDEMLARYYGWQVITIPDLHVKHLKPTGASYNSKAKYLQGEAFYKMRYGWWLTFITAAKMAWNKKQFQLIPDYLNGYKIAQKKNLEPLVTEDQGRFIRSYRWKGIKSKIGF; this is encoded by the coding sequence ATGAAAATTGCTGTCATCATTCCTACTTACAATGAAGAACGTTTTATAGCCAAAACGCTCGACAGCTTATTATCTCAAAATTTCAAAATTTCCAAAATTCTTATTGTCAACGATAATTCAACAGATAATACTTTAGAAATAGTAAATTCTTATTTGAAAGACAACGAGGTCATTAAAATGGTTACACATCAATCTAGTGATCAAAATATTCCTGGTTCTAAAGTCATTAATGCTTTTAACTTTGGACTTTCTCATATCAATCTTTCAGATTTTGACATCATCTGTAAGTTTGATGCTGATCTTATTTTTCCAATAGACTATATAGATAATATTGCAACACGCTTTCGCGAAAGCGATACCAACGGTATGGTTGCCGGTCACTGCTCTATAGAAAAAAATGCGAGCTGGGAACTCGAGAAAGGAACTAATAAAGACCATATACGTGGCGCCTTAAAGGCATATCGTACGGCATGTTTTCAAGAAATCGGCGGACTCAAATCGTCTATAGGTTGGGATACGATTGACGAGATGCTGGCGCGATATTACGGCTGGCAAGTTATTACTATTCCCGATTTACATGTCAAGCATCTTAAACCAACTGGAGCCTCCTATAATTCAAAGGCAAAATACCTGCAAGGTGAAGCTTTTTATAAAATGCGCTATGGATGGTGGCTTACTTTTATAACTGCTGCAAAAATGGCATGGAACAAGAAGCAATTCCAGCTCATTCCTGATTATTTAAACGGCTACAAAATAGCCCAAAAAAAGAACCTTGAACCTCTAGTAACAGAAGATCAAGGTCGATTTATAAGATCATACCGTTGGAAAGGTATTAAATCTAAAATAGGTTTCTAG